TGCGCAAGTCCGGCGACTCGATCGGTGCGCGCATCGACGTGGTGGCCAGCGGCGTGCCCGTGGGCTGGGGCGAGCCGGTGTATGGCCGCCTGGATGCCGACATCGCCTACGCGATGATGGGCATCAATGCAGTGAAGGGCGTCGAGATCGGCGCGGGGTTTGCCTCCGTTGCGCAGCGTGGCACCGAGCATGGTGACGAGATGACGCCGGAAGGCTTCCTGTCGAACAATGCGGGTGGCGTGCTTGGCGGCATCTCCACCGGCCAGGACGTCATCGCCAGCATCGCGATCAAGCCGACCTCGAGCATCCGCCTCGATCGGCGCTCCATCGACCGTGCAGGCAACCCGGTCATCGTCAACACCCACGGTCGCCACGATCCCTGCGTCGGCATCCGTGCGACACCGATCGCCGAGTCCATGCTCGCACTGGTGCTGATCGATCACGCGCTGCGTCATCGCGCCCAGTGCGGCGACGTCCGCACCGACACGCCGCGCATTGCCGGGCTCGCGCCACTGGGACAGCAGCGCCTGCCGTCGCCGCGCTGACGGTCGCTCCCGGTTCGCGCGAGGCGCAGGCGCGCATGCTCCCGTACTGGCGCCTGTCGGCGTATTACTTCTTCTATTTCGCCTTCGTCGGCGCCTTTTCGCCGTACTTCACGCTGTACCTGCAGGCGGCGTCGCTGAGCGCGACCGAGATCGCGCTGCTGATGTCGCTGATGCAGTTGATGCGCATCCTGGCGCCGAACCTGTGGGGCTGGCTGGCCGAACGGCTCGGCATGCGCGTGGCGATCGTCCGGCTTTCGGCCCTGATGAGCCTGGTCGGCTTCTCGGGCTTCTTCCTGACCACGGAGTTCGGCGGCCTTTTCGCCGCGATGGCCCTGATGGCCTTCTTCTGGAGTGCCGCGCTGCCCTTGATCGAAGGGCTCGCCTTCTCGCACCTCGGCGACGAGGCGCATCGCTACGGCAGCATCCGTGTCTGGGGTTCGGTCGGCTTCGTCGTTGCGGTGCTGGCATTGGGGCTGGTGCTGGATCACGTTGCGATCGATGCGGTGTTATGGGTCACGGCCGCAATCCTGCTTGGCATCCTGGCGTGCTCGTTCACGATCCCCGAGGCCGTGTCCGCACATGTCGAGCGTGCATCGCTCAGCCTGCGCGAGACGCTGCGCCGGCGTGAGGTCAGGGCCTTGCTGGGCGCGTGCTTCCTGATGTCGGCGGCGCATGGGGCCTTCTACGTCTTCTATTCCATCTATCTCGTCGACAATGGCTACGACAAGGCGCTGGTCGGTTGGATGTGGACCCTCGGCGTGGTCGCGGAGATCATCCTCTTCATGCTGATGCCGCGGCTCATGCGGCGCTTCAGTCTACGGGCGATCCTGCTGTTCTCCTTTGCCTGTGCAGTCGTGCGCTTCGTGCTGATCGGCTGGGGGGCTGACAGCCTGCCAGTGTTGCTGTTCGCGCAGATCCTGCACGGCGCCACCTTCGGCGCCTATCATGTCGCGGCGATTGCCGCGGTGAACCTCTGGTTCCCCGGACGACTCCAATCGCGAGGCCAAGCCCTGTACGGCAGTGTGTCATTCGGGGCGGGCGGCATGCTGGGCGGCCTGCTCAGCGGCTATACGTGGGAGGCGATCGGTGCGGCGTGGACCTTCACGCTGGGGTCCGTGTTCGCGCTGGCGGGGCTCGTTTGGCTGGCGCGCGGATGGCCGTCGTCGACGCACGGCGAGGCTGGCCCTTCGTGAGGAGAGAGGAATGATCGGGACGATTTCAAGAACCGTGTTGCCGGCCGTGCTGGCGGCCACGATCACCGTGGCCTGCCAGACGGTGCAGACGACGCAGGGCGGCGCGGTCGGCGTGCAGCGCTCGCAGCTGATGATGGTTTCGGCGCAGGAAGTGGAGCAGGCGTCGAACAAGCAGTACCGGCAGATGCTCGACGAGGCTCGCCGCAAGAACGCGCTCAACCGCGACGCCGCCACGGTACAGCGGGTGCGCCGCATCGTGTCGCGACTGACGGCGCAGACGGCCGTGTTCCGGCCCGATGCACCCGCCTGGCAGTGGGAGGTCAACGTATTCACGTCGAACGAACTGAATGCCTGGTGCATGGCCGGCGGCAAGATGGCGATCTACACCGGACTGATCGACCGGCTCCAGCTCAGCGACGACGAGATTGCGGCGGTCATGGGGCACGAGATTGCCCACGCCCTGCGCGAGCATGCCCGCGAGCGCGTCTCCAAGGCGATGGCAACGGGGCTCGGTGTGTCGGTGGCGGGCGCGCTGCTCGGCGTGGGGCAGGTGGGGCAGGACCTGATGAACACGGTCGCCAAGGTGACGTTCGAGTTGCCGAATTCGCGCGAGCACGAGATGGAGGCCGATCGCATGGGCGTGGAGCTGGCCGCGCGTGCGGGCTACGACCCCAGGGCCGCCGTCACGTTGTGGGACAAGATGGCCTCGCAGTCGGCAGGCGCTCCGCCGCAGTGGCTATCGACGCATCCGTCGCACTCGACGCGCAAGCGGGATCTGACCGAATACGCCGCGCGCGTGATGCCGCTTTATCAGGGCGTCCGCCGCTGAAACGGCCTGTCATCGATCAGTCCGGGTCAATCTGGTCAGTTTTCGCTGCTTTGTGAAATAATCGATTTCTTTTTTGCGCGGATTACACGGGATGGCAGCTCAAACCCTGTACGAGAAGCTCTGGTCGAGCCACGTCGTTCACGAAGAAGCCGACGGCACGGCGCTGATCTACATCGATCGTCACCTGGTGCACGAAGTCACCAGCCCGCAGGCCTTCGAGGGGCTGAAGCTGGCCGGGCGCAAGCCGTGGCGCATCAGCTCGATCGTCGCCACCGCCGACCACAACACGCCCACCGACCACTGGGATCTCGGTATCCAGGATCCTGTGTCGCGTCAGCAGGTCGAGACGCTGGATGCCAACATCCGCGAGGTCGGCTCGCTCGCCTACTTCCCGTTCAAGGACGAACGCCAGGGCATCGTCCATGTGATCGGGCCCGAGAACGGCGCGACACTGCCGGGCATGACCGTCGTCTGTGGCGATTCGCACACGTCCACGCACGGCGCCTTTGGCTGTCTGGCGCATGGCATCGGGACCTCCGAGGTCGAGCACGTGATGGCCACGCAGTGCCTGCTGCAGAAGAAGTCCCGGACGATGCTGATCAAGGTCGACGGGCAACTCGGCAAGGGCGTGACCGCGAAGGACATCGTGCTCGCCATCATCGGCAAGATCGGCACTGCCGGTGGCACCGGCTTCGCGATGGAGTTCGGCGGGAGCGCCATCCGCGCGCTGTCGATGGAAGGCCGCATGACGATCTGCAACATGGCGATCGAGGCGGGCGCGCGTGCGGGCATGGTCGGCGTGGATGAGACGACCATCGCCTACCTCAGGAATCGTCCGTTTTCGCCCAAGGGCGAAGCCTGGGATCAGGCGGTTGCCTACTGGCGCACGCTTCACAGCGACGAAGGCGCGCAGTTCGACAAGGTCGTCGAACTCAAGGCCGAAGACATCCTGCCGCAGGTCACCTGGGGAACATCGCCCGAGATGGTCACTACGGTCGATGGCCGTGTGCCCGATCCTGCCGCAGTGGCGGACCCGGTGCGCCGCGAAGGCGTCGAGCGCGCGCTGAAGTACATGGGACTCGAGCCGAACACGCCGATCACCGACATCAAGGTCGACCAGGTCTTCATCGGCTCGTGCACCAACTCGCGCATCGAGGATCTGCGCGAAGCCGCGGCCGTGGCCAAGGGGCGCAGCAAGGCCGCCAATGTCAAGCGCGTGCTGGTGGTGCCGGGGTCGGGTCTCGTCAAGCGCCAGGCCGAAGAGGAGGGCTTGCACGAGATCTTCCTTGCCGCCGGATTCGAATGGCGCGAACCGGGCTGTTCGATGTGCCTGGCGATGAATGCCGACCGCCTCGAACCGGGCGAGCGCTGCGCCTCGACCTCGAACCGCAATTTCGAAGGCCGTCAGGGCGCGGGGGGGCGTACCCACCTCGTGAGCCCGGCAATGGCCGCGGCGGCTGCGGTGACCGGCCATTTTGCCGACGTGCGCACGCTGGCCTGAGCGCCGGTTTGATCAAGATTGAGGAGCATGCAATGAAGAAACTTGCACTGGTCGTCGCCGCGCTGGTGGCCGGCTTCGTCTCCATGGCTTGCAACACCGTCCAGGGTGTCGGTAAGGACATCGAAAAGGGTGGCGAGGCCATCCAGAGGGCAGTGAAGTAATGAAGCCATTTACCCGACTCGACGGTCTGGTCGCGCCGCTCGACCGTGCCAACGTCGACACCGACGCGATCATCCCCAAGCAGTTCCTGAAGTCGATCAAGCGCAGCGGCTTCGGTCCGAACGCCTTCGATGAGTGGCGCTATCTCGACGTTGGTCAGCCTGGCCAGGATTGCAGCACGCGTCCCCTGAACCCCGACTTCGTGCTCAACCAGCCGCGCTACCAGGGCGCGCAGATCCTGCTGACGCGCGACAACTTCGGCTGCGGCAGTTCGCGCGAGCACGCACCATGGGCGCTGGAGGACTACGGTTTCCGCGTGCTGATCGGGCCGAGCTTCGCCGACATCTTCTTCAACAACAGCTTCAAGAACGGCCTGCTGCCGATCAAGCTGGATGCGGTGGAAGTGGACGAACTGTTCCGCCAGTGCGAGGCAAGCGAAGGTTACCGCCTGGTCGTCGATCTGGCGGCGCAGACCATCACGCGCCCCGACGGCAGGGTGATCGGTTTCGACATCGACCCCTTCCGCAAGGAATGCCTGCTCAACGGCTGGGACGACATCGGCCTGACGCTGCGCCACGCAGACAAGATCCGCGCGTTCGAAGACAAGCGCCGCGCCGAACACCCGTATTACTTTGCCTGAGCCCGTACGGCTCACCGAACCAAGGAAGACGATTCGATGAAGATTTGCGTGCTGCCGGGTGACGGCATCGGTCCCGAGATCATGGCGGAAGCCGTGCGCGTGCTGAAGGCCCTGGACCTGAAGCTCGAGATGGAGGAAGGGCTGCTTGGCGGCTGCGCGGTGGATGCCACCGGCACCCCGTATCCCGAGGCCACCCAGAAGCTCGCACGCGAAGCCGATGCGGTTTTGCTCGGCGCCGTCGGCGGCCCCAAGTGGGACACGCTGCCGCGCGAGCAGCGCCCCGAGCGCGGCCTGCTCGGCATCCGCAAGGATCTCGGCCTGTTCGCCAACCTGCGCCCGGCGATCCTGTATCCCGAACTGGCCAATGCCTCGTCGCTGAAGCCCGAGATCGTTGCTGGTCTGGACATCCTGATCGTGCGTGAGCTCACCGGCGACATCTACTTCGGCCAGCCGCGCGGCATCGAGACGCGAGAAGTCAACGGCACGCAGCAGCGCGTGGGCTGGAACACCATGATCTACGCCGAGTACGAGATCCGTCGCATCCTCAAGGTGGCCTTCGAGGCGGCACAGAAGCGCGGCAAGAAGCTGTGCTCGGTCGACAAGATGAACGTGCTCGAATGCACCCAGCTGTGGCGCGACATCGCCGAGGAAGTCGCCAAGGACTACCCGGACGTCGAGCTCACCCACATGCTGGTGGATAACGCCGCGATGCAGCTCGTGCGCGCGCCCAAGCAGTTCGATGTGATGGTCACCGGCAACATGTTCGGCGACATCCTGTCCGATGAGGCCTCGATGCTGACCGGCTCGATCGGCATGCTGCCCTCGGCCTCGCTGGATGCCAACAACAAGGGCTTGTACGAGCCCTCGCATGGTTCTGCACCCGACATCGCGGGCAAGAATCTGGCCAACCCGCTCGCCACCATCCTGTCTGCGGCGATGATGCTGCGCTATACCTTCAATCAGGAAGCGGCTGCGCAGCGCGTCGAGAATGCAGTCAAGAAGGTGCTCGCCCAGGGGTACCGTACCGGCGACATCTACGAGCCGGGCACCAGGAAGGTTGGGACGCGCGAGATGGGCGACGCGGTGCTCGCCGCGCTGTAAGCTGATGCGCCTGCAAGGGTTTTCGAAGAATCGTTTTTGTAGAGAGTGATGAACATGAATCGAGTCGGTCTGGTTGGCTGGCGTGGCATGGTCGGTTCCGTGCTGATGCAGCGCATGGTGGAAGAGGGCGACTTCGCCTTCATCGAGCCGGTCTATTTCTCCACCTCGAACGCCGGTGGCAAGGCGCCGTCCTTCGGCGGCAAGGAAGCCGCCGCGCCGCTGCAGGACGCGACGGACATCGACGCGCTGAAGTCCTGCGACATCGTGATCACCTGCCAGGGCGGCGACTACACCAAGGAAGTCTTCCCCAAGCTGCGCGCCACCGGCTGGAACGGCCACTGGATCGACGCCGCCAGCGCGCTACGCATGAACGACGACGCGGTGATCATCCTCGATCCGGTCAACCGCAACGTCATCGACGCCGCGCTCGCCAAGGGCGGCCGCAGCTGGATCGGCGGCAACTGCACCGTGTCGCTGATGCTGATGGGCCTGGGCGGCCTGTTCAAGCACGGCCTGGTGGAGTGGATCTCGGCGATGACCTACCAGGCGGCCTCGGGCGCCGGCGCGCAGAACATGCGCGAACTCATCAGCCAGATGGGCACCATTCACGACTCGGTCAAGGATCTGCTCGCCGACCCGGCCTCGGCCATCCTGGAAATCGACCGCAAGGTCGCCGAGACCATGCGCTCGGACAGCTTCCCGAAGAAGAACTTCCGCAACACCCCGCTCGCTGGCAGCCTGATCCCCTGGATCGACGTGCCGGTCGAACACGGCCAGAGCAAGGAAGAATGGAAGGGCGGTGCCGAGTGCAACAAGATCCTCGGCAACCCGGCCTTCCGCAGTCCGGGCTCGATCCCGATCGACGGCCTGTGCGTGCGCATCGGCGCGATGCGCTGCCACTCGCAGGCACTGACGATCAAGCTGAAGAAGGACGTGCCGCTCGACGAGATCACCGAGATCATCGCGGGCGCCAACCAGTGGGTGAAGGTCGTGCCTAACGACCGCGAGATCACCGAGCGCGAACTGACCCCGACGGCCGTCACCGGCACGCTGGGCATCCCGGTCGGCCGTCTGCACAAGATGGCGATGGGCCCCGAGTATCTCGGCGCGTTCACCGTCGGCGACCAGCTGCTGTGGGGCGCAGCCGAGCCGCTGCGCCGCATGCTGCGCATCCTGCTCGAGCGCTGAGCGCACGAGAAACGTCCGATGAACAAAGGGGCCACTGGCCCCTTTGTCTTTTCGATGGCATTCCAGCGTGCACGTAACTAATTCACGACAAAACACTGCGAATCATCGCGGATTGATGCGCCAAGGCCGGGAAAATGCTAGATTCCTAAGCCACGTCATGATGCATATGATTAAAAAGCTTGGCTTTCGGGGGAGTTGCAGTTTGAAGACCACGATGAATAAGTCGCTCAGGGCATCCGTGATCGCTGTCGCGATCGCCGCGATTCCGCTAGGGGCTCAGGCCGCAGGAATGGGGCAGATCAACGTCTTCAGCGGCCTGGGGCAGCCCTTGCGCGCAGAGATCCAGGTCAGTGCCACGGCACAGGAACTGCAGTCCTTGACGGCTCGTATCGCTTCTCCCGAGGCGTTCCGGCAGGCAAACGTGAACTACTCCTCGGCGGTTTCCGCCATCCGGGTCAGTGTGGATACGCGTGCCTCGCGTCCCGTGATCCGCCTGTCCAGCGATCGCCCGATCAACGATCCGTTCGTCGACCTGCTGGTCGAACTGAACTGGGCCAACGGGCGCATGGCGCGCGAGTACACGTTCCTGCTCGATCCCGTTGACCTTGCCGCGCCCCGGCCACTGGCCGCGGCGGTGGATGCGCCCGCCACGCCTGCCGCGCGCCCACTGCAGCCGGCGGTCCGTCCAGCGGTGCCGTCCGCCACGTCGGCGATCCCTGATGCCTACACGGTTCGTCGCGGCGACACGCTGCGGCGGATCGCTGCTGCCAACACGCCTCCTGGCGTGACCCTCGATCAGATGCTCGTTGCCCTCTTTCGGGCCAACCCGGGCGCGTTTGACGGCGGCAACATCAATCGTCTTCGTGCGGGTTCGGTGCTGAACGTGCCGAGCGTGGATGAAGCGTTGAGCGTTTCTTCGGTGGAGGCAAAGCGCGAAATTCGTGCGCAATCGGCCGATTTCGAAGCATACCGCCGCAGCCTTGCAACCGCTTCCGCGCAGCGTGCGCCGGTTGTCGCTGAGGAAGCACAGCAGGAAAGCGCCGGTCGGATCGTTCCCAAGGTCGAGGAGCCCGCGCCGGTCGCCGAGACGGCCGACCAGGTCAAGGTTTCGCGCAGTCAGGCAGCGGGTGCGCCTGGCACCGAAGCCGACATCCGGCTGCAGGCGCTCGAGGAGGAGCTCGCCACGCGCGAGAAGGCGCTCGAGGAGGCAAACGACCGCCTGAGGCAGCTCGAGCAAAGCGTGCGCGACATGCAGAAGCTCCTTGAGCTGCGCAGTGGCACGCTGGCTCAGCTGCAAGAAGGTGCGGTGGCGCCGCCGGCGCCTGCGCCCGTTGCTGGGGCCAGCCAGGAGGCGCCCGCTGCGCCGGTTGCCGCTGGAGCGCCCCAGGCTGTCGAGCCCCAGGCGGTCGAGCCGCAGGCTGCGCCGCCCGCGGAGCCAGTTCAGTCTGCGCCCCAGGCCGCCCAGGAAGAAGCCAAGCCGGCGCCCAAGCGTCCGGTCCGTCGTCCGCCGCCCGAACCCGTTCCCGAGCCTGGTCTGGTCGAGTCGATGATGTCCGATCCGACCGTAGTCGCCGGCGGTGCAGGTATTCTGGCCCTGTTGCTGGGTTACGCGGGATTCAAGCTGCGCGGGCGCCGCAAGGCGGCGTCCGGCAGTGGGCAGGTTGGCGATCTGGCGCCCAGCGGTCCAGGCGTCTTCTCGGCGACGGGTGGGCAGAGCGTCGATACCGGCGCAAGCAGCATCATCCAGACCGATTTCAGCCAGTCGGGGCTTTCGGCCATCGATGCGGACGAAGGTGTCGATCCGGTGGCCGAGGCCGACGTGTATATGGCTTATGGCCGGGATGCACAGGCCGAGGAGATCCTCCAGGATGCGCTGAAGGCAGACCCTTCGCGGCTTGCGATCTATCTCAAGCTGCTCGAGATCTACTCGCTGCGCAAGAGTGCGCGCGAGTTCGAAACGGTGGCGACCGAACTGTTCTCCCGTACGAACGGCCAGGGCCGCGAATGGGACAAGGCAGCGACCATGGGGCGCAAGCTCGACGCCGACAACCCGCTCTATGCCGAGCAGGGGAGTGCGGACGAATCCATCGCGCCCACCACCGAGGTGCCCTCGGGTATCGCGCCGGTCGCGACCGTCGGCGTGGCGGCTGCGGCAGGCGTGGCAAGTGCCCTGACTTCGCCTCAGGCAACGGATTCGATGCCGCAGGCGGAGGGGGTCGAGACGCGTGTCGATACCCTGGAAGAGGCGGCGCCGGCTGCCTCCTTGTCCAGCCTGGATTTCTCGTCGAGCGGGCCGGTTGAGCCGAGTCAGTCGCAGATGCGCGACACATGGACCGTCCCGGGCGATCTGCGTCAGTTTGCGGGTGACAAGCCCGACGGTGCGGCGCCCGACCTCGAGGGCTTGAGTGCCGCGATCGCAGCCGGGGTTGATCTCGAGACGCCTGCCGACGAGTTTGCGCCGGTCGATACGGGCGTGATCGACTTCGAACTCGATCTCGGGGAGGACGTTCAGGCTGCTTCGACCGAGCCGGAAGATCTTTCGATCGCAACGACCGGCAGCGATGGCGGTCTCTCGTTCGATCTCGATCTCGGCGAGCCGGAAACGCCTGTGGCGCCCGCAGCACTCGACGCTGCGCAACCGCAAGTCGCGAACTTCGATTCCTCTGCGGCCACCATCGTTGCCAGTGACGACAATCTGGCAGCGGCACTCGATTTCGAGCTGCCCGACCTTGACCTCGGTGGCGGGGCGCCTTCCCCCGATATGAACGCCACCGTGTTGCAGAGCGATGCGCTGCTTCAGTCGGATGCGGAGGAGTCGATTGCGGCGTCTTCGGAGCCCGGGAAGACGTCCGAGGCGCTGGTTGACCTGGAGAAGACGAGCTTCGACAGCAGTCTGCTCGACTTCGATTTCGACATCGATACGCCGCTCCAGCCGGCTGCCGCGGCGCCGAGCGGGCTGGACCTGACGTCGATCGACCTCGACCTCGATTCGCTGGACGCGGCAGCTGAAGCGGACGATGCCGAAGCCCAGTCGATGGAGGCCACCCAGCTCGGCGAGCTGACACCCCAGAGCGAGTTCGGCGATGCCCCGGCAGCGTCCGGTGGGGATGAAGTCGACACCAAGCTTGAGCTTGCCCGTGCCTACGACGACATGGGTGACAAGGAGGGGGCGCTGGAGTTGCTCGAGGAGGTCGTGCGGGATGGCTCCGCCGAGCAGCAGGCGGCCGCGCGCGAGATGATCGCCCGCCTGACCTGAGCTTCAATTCCATTGCCGCCGCAGGGCCCAGGCCCCGCGGCGGCTTCGCCGTTTACGCGCATGCATTCCGGTTTCCTTCTCCTGTTGTGGTTTGTCGGCGTCGCGTCGGTGCAGTTCGTGCCGTCCGCCGTGCTCGGGCTGCTCGTCACGGCCTGCCTCTTCTGCGCACTCATGTTGTCCAGGGCGCGCGTGATCCGGTTGTTGCGGCGTGTCAGGGTGCTGGCGATCGCCATCGTCGTGCTGTTCGGGTGGTTTACGCCGGGTGAGGCGCTGCTCGCAGAATGGCCTGGTTTCTCACCGACGCGCGAGGGCGTCGCGATGGCGCTGGTTCATGTCGGTCGCCTCGTCATCGTCGTCAGTGCGGTCGCGTTGCTGCTCGAACGCCTGCCGCTCGAGCGACTGGTCGGAGGCCTGTACAGTCTGGCCCGACCCTGGCAAGTGATCGGCCTGAACGCTCGCGACGTTGCATTGCGGTTGCTGCTGGTGCTGCGGTTCGTCGACGCGTCGCCGCGCGGCGCAGCGCCGATTCACTGGAAGGAGTGGCTGCGGGACGAGGCGGCGGAGGAAGCCTTGCCGCCGATTCAGCTTGTACGGGAGCGTTTTGGCCGTGGCGATGTCGCGGTCGCCTGTGTCCTCGTCGTATTCGCGCTAGGTTGGGGAGTGGCATGATGCGAGTCGCGATCGGCGTCGAGTACGCAGGCGATGCATTCTGCGGCTGGCAGAGCCAGGCGCACGGGCGAACGGTGCAGGATGTGCTCGAGCGCGCGCTGTCGGAGATTGCCGCGGAGCCGCTCAGGCTGCACTGCGCGGGGCGGACGGATACGGGGGTTCATGCCAGTGCCCAGGTGGCGCACTTCGATACGTCGGCGCGCCGTCCCCTGTCGGCGTGGGTGCGTGGGGTGAATGCGCTGCTGCCTCCCGCCGTGGTGGTGCGCTGGGCCGTGGAGGTGGACGAGACCTTCCATGCCCGCTTTCTCGCGACCGAGCGCCAGTACCGCTACATTCTGCACAATGCGCCGACCCGGCCTGCGATGCTGGCGGGGCGGGTCGGCTGGTTTCATCCCGCACTCGACGAGCAGCGCATGGCCGAAGCCGTCGCCTGTCTTGTCGGGACGCACGATTTTTCTTCCTTTCGTGCCGCGGGGTGTCAGGCCAAGACGCCCATTAAAGTGATGCACGAGGCGCGGGTCGCGCGGCAGGGCGAGTACCTGCTGTTCGATTTCCGCGCCAATGGTTTCCTGCATCACATGATCCGGAACCTCGTCGGGGCGCTGGTTTATGTGGGCAAGGGGCGTTACCCGGTCGAATGGATGAACGAACTGCTCTTGGCGCGCGATCGCACGCATGCGGCGCCGACCTTCTCGCCCGACGGTCTCTACCTTTGCGGCGTGAGCTATCCGCCGCGCTGGTCGCTCCCCAACGATGGGCGTATCATCGCGCTGCCCCAGCTTCCCCTCGTCTGAATGTCCCGTACCCGAATCAAGATCTGCGGCCTCACGCGGCCGCAAGACGTGCGCGCAGCCGTTGAACACGGCGCCGATGCGATCGGCTTCGTGTTCTATCCGCACAGTCCGCGCGCGGTCGGCATCGAGCAGGCCGCAGAGCTTGTAGCGCTGCTGCCGCCCTTCGTGACCTCGGTCGGCCTTTTCGTCAATGCTGCCGAGGCCGAGGTCAATGCCGTGCTGCAGCGCGTGCCACTGCAGCTGCTGCAGTTTCATGGCGACGAAACCGACGCGCAATGCGCGCGCCACGGGCGGCCCTGGATCAAGGCAGCGCGAATGCGGCAAGGGGTCGATCTGGTAGAATTCTCATCTTTGCATCCGCGCGCCAGCGGCGTTCTCGTCGACGCGTTCGTCGATGGCTATGGCGGCGGAGGCAAGACTTTCGACTGGTCGCTGATTCCTGAGGGATTCGAGCGACCGTTGGTGCTTTCCGGCGGTCTCGACGTCGACAACGTCGTCGAGGCCGTGCGCCGCGTCCGCCCCTGGGCG
This genomic window from Thauera humireducens contains:
- the leuB gene encoding 3-isopropylmalate dehydrogenase — encoded protein: MKICVLPGDGIGPEIMAEAVRVLKALDLKLEMEEGLLGGCAVDATGTPYPEATQKLAREADAVLLGAVGGPKWDTLPREQRPERGLLGIRKDLGLFANLRPAILYPELANASSLKPEIVAGLDILIVRELTGDIYFGQPRGIETREVNGTQQRVGWNTMIYAEYEIRRILKVAFEAAQKRGKKLCSVDKMNVLECTQLWRDIAEEVAKDYPDVELTHMLVDNAAMQLVRAPKQFDVMVTGNMFGDILSDEASMLTGSIGMLPSASLDANNKGLYEPSHGSAPDIAGKNLANPLATILSAAMMLRYTFNQEAAAQRVENAVKKVLAQGYRTGDIYEPGTRKVGTREMGDAVLAAL
- a CDS encoding entericidin A/B family lipoprotein; the encoded protein is MKKLALVVAALVAGFVSMACNTVQGVGKDIEKGGEAIQRAVK
- a CDS encoding M48 family metallopeptidase, which codes for MIGTISRTVLPAVLAATITVACQTVQTTQGGAVGVQRSQLMMVSAQEVEQASNKQYRQMLDEARRKNALNRDAATVQRVRRIVSRLTAQTAVFRPDAPAWQWEVNVFTSNELNAWCMAGGKMAIYTGLIDRLQLSDDEIAAVMGHEIAHALREHARERVSKAMATGLGVSVAGALLGVGQVGQDLMNTVAKVTFELPNSREHEMEADRMGVELAARAGYDPRAAVTLWDKMASQSAGAPPQWLSTHPSHSTRKRDLTEYAARVMPLYQGVRR
- the leuC gene encoding 3-isopropylmalate dehydratase large subunit, giving the protein MAAQTLYEKLWSSHVVHEEADGTALIYIDRHLVHEVTSPQAFEGLKLAGRKPWRISSIVATADHNTPTDHWDLGIQDPVSRQQVETLDANIREVGSLAYFPFKDERQGIVHVIGPENGATLPGMTVVCGDSHTSTHGAFGCLAHGIGTSEVEHVMATQCLLQKKSRTMLIKVDGQLGKGVTAKDIVLAIIGKIGTAGGTGFAMEFGGSAIRALSMEGRMTICNMAIEAGARAGMVGVDETTIAYLRNRPFSPKGEAWDQAVAYWRTLHSDEGAQFDKVVELKAEDILPQVTWGTSPEMVTTVDGRVPDPAAVADPVRREGVERALKYMGLEPNTPITDIKVDQVFIGSCTNSRIEDLREAAAVAKGRSKAANVKRVLVVPGSGLVKRQAEEEGLHEIFLAAGFEWREPGCSMCLAMNADRLEPGERCASTSNRNFEGRQGAGGRTHLVSPAMAAAAAVTGHFADVRTLA
- the asd gene encoding aspartate-semialdehyde dehydrogenase: MNRVGLVGWRGMVGSVLMQRMVEEGDFAFIEPVYFSTSNAGGKAPSFGGKEAAAPLQDATDIDALKSCDIVITCQGGDYTKEVFPKLRATGWNGHWIDAASALRMNDDAVIILDPVNRNVIDAALAKGGRSWIGGNCTVSLMLMGLGGLFKHGLVEWISAMTYQAASGAGAQNMRELISQMGTIHDSVKDLLADPASAILEIDRKVAETMRSDSFPKKNFRNTPLAGSLIPWIDVPVEHGQSKEEWKGGAECNKILGNPAFRSPGSIPIDGLCVRIGAMRCHSQALTIKLKKDVPLDEITEIIAGANQWVKVVPNDREITERELTPTAVTGTLGIPVGRLHKMAMGPEYLGAFTVGDQLLWGAAEPLRRMLRILLER
- a CDS encoding FimV/HubP family polar landmark protein; this translates as MSFRWHSSVHVTNSRQNTANHRGLMRQGRENARFLSHVMMHMIKKLGFRGSCSLKTTMNKSLRASVIAVAIAAIPLGAQAAGMGQINVFSGLGQPLRAEIQVSATAQELQSLTARIASPEAFRQANVNYSSAVSAIRVSVDTRASRPVIRLSSDRPINDPFVDLLVELNWANGRMAREYTFLLDPVDLAAPRPLAAAVDAPATPAARPLQPAVRPAVPSATSAIPDAYTVRRGDTLRRIAAANTPPGVTLDQMLVALFRANPGAFDGGNINRLRAGSVLNVPSVDEALSVSSVEAKREIRAQSADFEAYRRSLATASAQRAPVVAEEAQQESAGRIVPKVEEPAPVAETADQVKVSRSQAAGAPGTEADIRLQALEEELATREKALEEANDRLRQLEQSVRDMQKLLELRSGTLAQLQEGAVAPPAPAPVAGASQEAPAAPVAAGAPQAVEPQAVEPQAAPPAEPVQSAPQAAQEEAKPAPKRPVRRPPPEPVPEPGLVESMMSDPTVVAGGAGILALLLGYAGFKLRGRRKAASGSGQVGDLAPSGPGVFSATGGQSVDTGASSIIQTDFSQSGLSAIDADEGVDPVAEADVYMAYGRDAQAEEILQDALKADPSRLAIYLKLLEIYSLRKSAREFETVATELFSRTNGQGREWDKAATMGRKLDADNPLYAEQGSADESIAPTTEVPSGIAPVATVGVAAAAGVASALTSPQATDSMPQAEGVETRVDTLEEAAPAASLSSLDFSSSGPVEPSQSQMRDTWTVPGDLRQFAGDKPDGAAPDLEGLSAAIAAGVDLETPADEFAPVDTGVIDFELDLGEDVQAASTEPEDLSIATTGSDGGLSFDLDLGEPETPVAPAALDAAQPQVANFDSSAATIVASDDNLAAALDFELPDLDLGGGAPSPDMNATVLQSDALLQSDAEESIAASSEPGKTSEALVDLEKTSFDSSLLDFDFDIDTPLQPAAAAPSGLDLTSIDLDLDSLDAAAEADDAEAQSMEATQLGELTPQSEFGDAPAASGGDEVDTKLELARAYDDMGDKEGALELLEEVVRDGSAEQQAAAREMIARLT
- a CDS encoding MFS transporter — protein: MLPYWRLSAYYFFYFAFVGAFSPYFTLYLQAASLSATEIALLMSLMQLMRILAPNLWGWLAERLGMRVAIVRLSALMSLVGFSGFFLTTEFGGLFAAMALMAFFWSAALPLIEGLAFSHLGDEAHRYGSIRVWGSVGFVVAVLALGLVLDHVAIDAVLWVTAAILLGILACSFTIPEAVSAHVERASLSLRETLRRREVRALLGACFLMSAAHGAFYVFYSIYLVDNGYDKALVGWMWTLGVVAEIILFMLMPRLMRRFSLRAILLFSFACAVVRFVLIGWGADSLPVLLFAQILHGATFGAYHVAAIAAVNLWFPGRLQSRGQALYGSVSFGAGGMLGGLLSGYTWEAIGAAWTFTLGSVFALAGLVWLARGWPSSTHGEAGPS
- the leuD gene encoding 3-isopropylmalate dehydratase small subunit gives rise to the protein MKPFTRLDGLVAPLDRANVDTDAIIPKQFLKSIKRSGFGPNAFDEWRYLDVGQPGQDCSTRPLNPDFVLNQPRYQGAQILLTRDNFGCGSSREHAPWALEDYGFRVLIGPSFADIFFNNSFKNGLLPIKLDAVEVDELFRQCEASEGYRLVVDLAAQTITRPDGRVIGFDIDPFRKECLLNGWDDIGLTLRHADKIRAFEDKRRAEHPYYFA